Within the Flavobacterium sp. CG_23.5 genome, the region CTTAACTCAAATTTACTGGGATAACCCGTATTTCATCAGATATAAAAATTACCAATCTGATGAAAGAAACCGTTTTATCGGTTATTCTAAATTGGATTATAAAATTGCTGACTGGTTAACTGCTACAGCAAAAATATCTACTGATTCCTATAGTGAATTACGCGAAGAAAGAAGAGCTACAGGATCTATCGCTGGTCTTTTTGGAATAAACCGATTAGACGAAACTTCTGGATACCAAAAATACCAAAGATCTTTTTCTGAACAAAATTATGATTTCATCTTGACATTCAAAAAAGACATTTCTGAAAGCATTAGTTTTAATGGTGTTGCTGGAGGTACAGCAGTAAGAACTAGAATTATTTCTACTTTAAATTCTACACAAGGTGGACTTATAGTACCAAACTTATTCAGTTTATCAAATTCTGTTCAAACTGTTCCTTTCCCATTAGAGCAAGAAGCTAACATAGGAGTTAACAGTTACTACGGTTCAGCATCTTTAGGATTTAAAGATTTCTTTTTCTTAGATGCGACTGCAAGAAGAGACGCTTTTTCTAGCTTACCAGTTGGAAAAAATGCAATTTGGAGTTACTCTGCTTCTGGAAGTTATGTTTTCACTAACCATATTAACCAACCATGGTTAAGTTTTGGTAAGATTAGAGCAGGTTATTCTGAAAGCCCATTGGGTACTCCAGGACTTTCTTTGGTAGATACTTATGTTAAGAATGACCCTTTTGGTTCAAATCAACAATATTCAGTTGCTGGTACTAAAAACAATCCAAACTTAGAAGCGGTTAAAACTAACACTCAAGAAATTGGTTTAGAAATGCAATTTTTAAACAGAAGAGTAGGATTTGAAGTAAGTGCTTACAAAAACGTAAATAACGGAGAAGCTTTCCAAGTTCCTTTTTCTACCGCTACTGGTAACAGTGCAAGATATATTAATGCTGCAACTGTAGAAAATAGAGGTATTGAGGTTCAACTTAACGTTACACCTTTCAAAACAAAAGATTTCGCATGGGATATTTTTGTAAACTGGTCTAAAAACAAAAATGAAGTTACTAAGTTAGCTCCAGGAATTGAAAACTTAAGATTAAACTCATTTCAAGGTGGTGTAACTTTAAATGCTTCACTAGGAGAACCTTATGGAGTACTTAAAGGAACTGATTTTACTTATTTAAATGGGGAAAGAATAGTTGGCGCTAACGGTAGATACGTAATTAACGCCACTGCAAATAATGTAATTGGTGATGTAAATCCTGATTGGTTAGGTGGTATCCGTAACAAATTTACTTATAAAAATATATCTTTTGGATTCTTAATTGACATGAAAAAAGGTGGAGATATTTTCTCTCTTGACCAATCTTATGGTTTAGCTACTGGTTTATATGATGTTACTGCAGGTAATAATGAATTGGGTAACCCAATTAGAAATACAATCGCCAATGGTGGTGGTGTAATCTTACCAGGTGTTACCGCTGCCGGTGCTCCTAATACTGTAAGAACGCCTTCTCCAAATCAATACGGTAACGTATCAGGATATAGAAGAGCACCAAATAAAGCTTTCGTTTACGATGCATCTTTCATTAAGTTAAGAGAAGTAAACATTACTTATTCTTTACCAAGTACTTTCGTTTCAAGAATGAAACTTCAAGAAATGAAGTTTAGCGTAGTAGGTTCAAATTTATGGATAATAGATAAAAACCTTCCATACGCTGACCCAGAAAGTGGATTAAGTGCTAGTGCTTCATCTGCAGGATATTCAGTAGGTTCTTTACCAACAACAAGAAATGTTGGTGTTAACGTAACATTTAAATTTTAAATTATGAAAAAAATAGTTTTATTAATCTCGTTTTTAGCTCTGACTATATCATGTACTGATGATATAACCGGACTAAATACAGATACGAAAAATCCAACATCCGCTAAACCCGAGTTTTTATTTACAAATGCTCAAAAAACTTTAGTAGACCAAATGGTAAACTCTTCTGTAAACAGAAACGTTTTCAGAATGTTAGTTCAGCAATGGACAGAAACAACTTATCCAGATGAAAGTCAATACAATTTGACTACACGACCTATTCCTGACACTCACTTTACAACTCTTTACAGAGATGTTCTTAGAGATTTTAAAGAGTCTAATATTTTACTAACTAAGGTTGTTACTGCTGGTGCTAGTGAAGCTACAATTGTGGCTAACAAAAAAGCAATCGTTGAAATCATGAGTGTTTACACTTTTAGTGTTTTAGTAGATAGTTTTGGT harbors:
- a CDS encoding SusC/RagA family TonB-linked outer membrane protein → MKLKFNGFLVLLVVLVAQLTFAQERAVSGTVSDNAGLPLPGVSVLVKGTKSGTQTDFDGKYSIKASPSQVLIFTYIGMKSREVMATSSTVNVKLESGALELEGVVVTALGIKREKKSLGYATQEVKAEDLNSGAGSGNFINELSGKVAGVNIKRNNNFGGSSSIVSRGVKSLTGSNEMLIVIDGMPINNSNATGGTGNQTGGAGGTYDYGNNAMDINPEDIESVNILKGAAASALYGYLGGNGVVMITTKKGRAKKGLGITVSSEFVGSTIDKSTFVKYQDKYGAGYGPYYEDASGYFLERDVNGDGIPDLVVPTSEDASYGAAFDPKLMVYNWNAFTPWSDSFGKATPWVAAKNDPTTFFQTGTSFNNSVSLEDGNDTTNFVLNYTNSKQTGILPNSDMKKNSFSAKINHKFSDKLSASVFANYNAQSTIGRNSTGYNENIMSNFRQWWQTNVDVQELKQVYERSGGQNINWNFTDPSDLTQIYWDNPYFIRYKNYQSDERNRFIGYSKLDYKIADWLTATAKISTDSYSELREERRATGSIAGLFGINRLDETSGYQKYQRSFSEQNYDFILTFKKDISESISFNGVAGGTAVRTRIISTLNSTQGGLIVPNLFSLSNSVQTVPFPLEQEANIGVNSYYGSASLGFKDFFFLDATARRDAFSSLPVGKNAIWSYSASGSYVFTNHINQPWLSFGKIRAGYSESPLGTPGLSLVDTYVKNDPFGSNQQYSVAGTKNNPNLEAVKTNTQEIGLEMQFLNRRVGFEVSAYKNVNNGEAFQVPFSTATGNSARYINAATVENRGIEVQLNVTPFKTKDFAWDIFVNWSKNKNEVTKLAPGIENLRLNSFQGGVTLNASLGEPYGVLKGTDFTYLNGERIVGANGRYVINATANNVIGDVNPDWLGGIRNKFTYKNISFGFLIDMKKGGDIFSLDQSYGLATGLYDVTAGNNELGNPIRNTIANGGGVILPGVTAAGAPNTVRTPSPNQYGNVSGYRRAPNKAFVYDASFIKLREVNITYSLPSTFVSRMKLQEMKFSVVGSNLWIIDKNLPYADPESGLSASASSAGYSVGSLPTTRNVGVNVTFKF